In the genome of Cronobacter malonaticus LMG 23826, one region contains:
- the ubiA gene encoding 4-hydroxybenzoate octaprenyltransferase: protein MEWSLTQNKLLAYHRLMRTDKPIGALLLLWPTLWALWVASPGVPPLWILAVFVAGVWLMRAAGCVVNDYADRKFDGHVKRTAHRPLPSGDVTEKEARNLFVILVLLSFLLVLTLNVKTILLSVAALALAWMYPFMKRYTHLPQVVLGAAFGWSIPMAFCAVSESLPLSCWLMFFANICWAVAYDTEYAMVDRDDDVKIGVKSTAILFGRHDKLIIGLLQIAVLALLGTVGWLNGLGAFYYAGLAGAGALFIWQQKIIAGRDRDACFRAFLNNNYVGLLVFIGLALSYLKF from the coding sequence ATGGAGTGGAGCCTGACGCAGAATAAGCTGCTCGCCTATCACCGCCTGATGCGCACCGATAAGCCGATTGGCGCGTTACTGCTGCTCTGGCCGACGCTGTGGGCGCTCTGGGTCGCGTCGCCTGGCGTGCCGCCGCTGTGGATACTCGCAGTGTTTGTGGCGGGTGTCTGGCTGATGCGCGCCGCAGGCTGCGTCGTGAATGATTACGCCGACCGTAAATTTGACGGGCACGTAAAGCGCACCGCGCATCGGCCGCTGCCGAGCGGCGACGTGACCGAAAAAGAGGCGCGCAATCTGTTCGTTATTCTGGTGCTGCTGTCATTTTTGCTGGTGCTAACGCTGAATGTGAAAACCATTCTGCTCTCGGTGGCAGCGCTGGCGCTGGCCTGGATGTATCCGTTTATGAAGCGCTACACCCATCTGCCGCAGGTGGTGCTGGGTGCTGCGTTTGGCTGGTCAATTCCAATGGCGTTTTGCGCGGTGAGTGAATCGCTGCCGTTGAGCTGCTGGCTGATGTTTTTCGCCAATATCTGCTGGGCGGTGGCGTACGATACGGAATATGCGATGGTCGATCGCGATGACGACGTGAAAATCGGCGTTAAGTCGACGGCCATTCTTTTCGGACGCCACGACAAGCTGATTATCGGGCTGTTGCAGATAGCCGTGCTGGCGCTGCTTGGCACAGTCGGCTGGCTGAACGGTCTGGGGGCGTTTTACTATGCCGGTCTCGCAGGCGCGGGCGCGCTGTTTATCTGGCAGCAAAAAATCATCGCCGGGCGCGATCGCGACGCCTGTTTCCGCGCCTTTTTGAATAATAACTACGTGGGGTTGCTGGTGTTTATCGGCCTGGCGTTAAGTTATCTGAAGTTCTGA
- the ubiC gene encoding chorismate lyase — MSHPALRQLRALSFFDDISTLDSSLLDWLMLEDSMTRRFEGFCQRVTVDILFEGFVGPEALEEEGEFLPQEPRYWLREILLCGDGVPWLVGRTVVPESTLCGPELALQQLGTTPLGRYLFTSSTLTRDFIQPGRSDELWGRRSLLRLSGKPLLLTELFLPASPLYGEEK; from the coding sequence ATGTCCCATCCCGCGCTGAGACAACTGCGCGCGTTGTCCTTTTTTGACGATATCAGCACGCTTGATAGTTCGCTGCTCGACTGGCTAATGCTGGAAGATTCCATGACCCGCCGTTTCGAAGGTTTTTGCCAGCGTGTGACGGTCGACATACTGTTTGAGGGCTTTGTCGGCCCCGAGGCGCTGGAGGAAGAGGGCGAGTTTTTGCCTCAGGAGCCGCGCTACTGGCTGCGCGAAATTCTGCTGTGCGGCGACGGCGTGCCCTGGCTGGTCGGGCGCACAGTGGTGCCGGAGTCTACACTTTGTGGGCCAGAGCTGGCGTTGCAGCAGCTCGGTACCACGCCGCTGGGCCGTTATCTCTTTACCTCATCCACCCTCACGCGTGATTTTATCCAGCCGGGCCGCAGCGACGAACTCTGGGGACGCCGCTCTCTGCTGAGGCTTTCCGGCAAACCGCTGCTGCTGACTGAACTGTTTTTACCTGCATCACCTTTGTACGGAGAGGAAAAATAA
- the malK gene encoding maltose/maltodextrin ABC transporter ATP-binding protein MalK, which yields MAGVQLRNVTKAWGDVVVSKDINLDITEGEFVVFVGPSGCGKSTLLRMIAGLETITSGDLHIGGKRMNDVPPAERGVGMVFQSYALYPHLSVAENMSFGLKLAGARKETINQRVTQVAEVLQLAHLLDRRPKALSGGQRQRVAIGRTLVAEPSVFLLDEPLSNLDAALRVQMRIEISRLHKRLKRTMIYVTHDQVEAMTLADKIVVLDAGRVAQVGKPLELYHYPADRFVAGFIGSPKMNFLPVKVTATAIDQVQVELPNRQLVWLPVESTHVQVGANMSLGIRPEHLLPSDIADVTLEGEVQVVEQLGHETQIHIQIPALRQNLVYRQNDVVLVEEGATFAIGLPPERCHLFREDGTACRRLHKEPGV from the coding sequence ATGGCAGGCGTTCAGCTTCGCAACGTAACAAAAGCCTGGGGCGATGTGGTGGTATCGAAGGATATCAATCTTGATATTACCGAAGGCGAGTTTGTCGTATTTGTCGGGCCGTCGGGCTGCGGAAAATCCACGCTGCTGCGTATGATTGCCGGGCTTGAGACCATCACCAGCGGCGATTTGCATATCGGCGGCAAGCGTATGAACGACGTGCCGCCCGCCGAGCGCGGCGTGGGGATGGTGTTTCAGTCTTACGCGCTCTATCCGCACCTGTCCGTGGCTGAAAACATGTCTTTCGGCCTGAAGCTGGCAGGCGCCCGCAAAGAAACCATCAACCAGCGCGTCACTCAGGTGGCGGAAGTGCTGCAACTGGCGCATCTGCTGGATCGCCGTCCGAAAGCGCTCTCCGGCGGTCAGCGTCAGCGCGTGGCGATTGGCCGTACGCTGGTGGCGGAGCCTTCCGTATTCCTGCTCGATGAGCCGCTCTCAAACCTTGACGCCGCGCTACGCGTGCAGATGCGTATTGAGATCTCCCGCCTTCACAAGCGCCTTAAGCGCACCATGATTTACGTCACCCACGATCAGGTCGAAGCGATGACGCTCGCCGACAAAATCGTGGTGCTGGACGCGGGCCGCGTCGCCCAGGTGGGCAAGCCGCTGGAACTCTATCACTACCCGGCGGATCGCTTCGTCGCGGGCTTTATCGGCTCGCCGAAAATGAACTTCCTGCCGGTGAAAGTCACCGCCACCGCTATCGATCAGGTGCAGGTGGAGCTGCCGAACCGCCAGCTGGTCTGGCTGCCGGTGGAAAGTACCCATGTTCAGGTGGGTGCCAACATGTCTCTTGGCATTCGCCCCGAACACCTCCTGCCGAGCGATATCGCCGATGTGACGCTGGAAGGCGAGGTGCAGGTGGTCGAACAGTTAGGTCATGAAACTCAGATTCATATCCAAATCCCTGCGCTGCGTCAGAACCTGGTTTACCGCCAGAACGACGTCGTGCTGGTAGAAGAGGGCGCCACATTCGCTATCGGCTTGCCGCCGGAGCGTTGTCATCTTTTTCGGGAAGATGGCACCGCCTGTCGTCGGTTGCATAAAGAGCCAGGCGTTTAA
- a CDS encoding maltoporin, with protein MMITLRKLPLAVAVMAGIFAAQASAVDFKGYARSGIGWTGSGGEQQCFQATGAGAKYRLGNECETYAELKFGQEVWKEGDKSFYFDTNVAYSVAQQNDWEATSPAFREANVQGKNLIDALPGSTIWAGKRFYQRHDVHMIDFYYWDISGPGAGLENVDLGFGKLSVAATRSSEAGGSATFQSDSIYDYNKSTANDVFDVRLGSLEVNPGGTLELGVDYGRANARDDYYLADDATKDGWMFTAEHVQTIGTGFNKFVVQYATDALTSQGKGLSQGSGIGISDTDPKFAYAQNNNGHMLRLIDHGSISMGDRWDMMYVGMYQDIDWDNNNGTRWWTVGVRPMFKWTPIMSTLLEVGYDNVKSQRTDETNNQYKITLAQQWQAGDSIWSRPALRVFATYAKWDEKWGYDKTGNPSNNANYGYAVKDGFNGGSFGRGDSDEWSFGAQMEIWW; from the coding sequence ATGATGATAACTCTGCGTAAACTCCCTCTGGCTGTGGCCGTGATGGCGGGCATCTTCGCCGCTCAGGCCTCGGCTGTGGACTTCAAAGGTTATGCCCGTTCCGGCATCGGCTGGACCGGCAGTGGCGGCGAACAGCAGTGCTTCCAGGCGACCGGTGCAGGCGCTAAATACCGTCTGGGTAACGAATGTGAAACCTATGCGGAACTGAAGTTCGGTCAGGAAGTATGGAAAGAGGGCGATAAGAGCTTCTATTTCGATACTAACGTAGCGTATTCCGTTGCGCAGCAGAATGACTGGGAAGCGACCAGCCCGGCGTTCCGCGAAGCTAATGTACAGGGTAAAAACCTGATTGACGCGCTGCCGGGTTCAACTATCTGGGCCGGTAAACGCTTCTATCAGCGTCACGACGTTCACATGATCGACTTCTACTACTGGGATATCTCCGGCCCGGGCGCAGGTCTTGAAAACGTCGATCTGGGCTTTGGTAAGCTCTCTGTTGCGGCAACCCGCTCCTCTGAAGCTGGTGGTTCTGCGACCTTCCAGAGCGACAGCATTTATGATTACAACAAGAGCACGGCTAACGACGTCTTTGACGTACGTTTAGGCAGCCTGGAAGTGAACCCGGGCGGCACGCTGGAACTGGGTGTGGACTATGGTCGTGCCAACGCGCGTGACGACTACTATCTGGCTGACGATGCGACCAAAGACGGCTGGATGTTCACCGCTGAACACGTTCAGACCATCGGTACTGGCTTTAACAAATTTGTTGTTCAGTATGCGACAGATGCACTGACCTCTCAGGGCAAAGGCCTGTCTCAGGGCTCCGGCATTGGCATCAGCGACACCGATCCTAAGTTTGCGTATGCCCAGAACAACAATGGCCACATGCTGCGTTTAATCGATCACGGCTCAATTTCTATGGGCGATCGCTGGGACATGATGTATGTCGGTATGTACCAGGACATCGACTGGGATAACAACAACGGCACCCGCTGGTGGACCGTGGGTGTGCGCCCGATGTTCAAATGGACGCCTATCATGAGCACCCTGCTGGAAGTTGGCTATGACAACGTGAAATCCCAGCGTACTGACGAAACTAACAACCAGTACAAAATCACCCTGGCGCAACAGTGGCAGGCAGGCGACAGCATCTGGTCTCGCCCGGCGCTGCGCGTCTTCGCAACCTATGCCAAGTGGGATGAAAAATGGGGTTATGACAAAACGGGTAACCCGAGCAACAACGCCAACTATGGCTACGCAGTTAAAGATGGCTTTAACGGCGGTAGCTTCGGTCGCGGCGACAGCGATGAATGGTCCTTCGGTGCCCAGATGGAAATCTGGTGGTAA
- the malM gene encoding maltose operon protein MalM, whose protein sequence is MKKRLVALCLSAGLLAGLPAVSFADVNIVPQNTAAAPSIPAGELQRLTWTPVAQSQTQTTDLAAVGQTLNVPGITGKVAAYSVPANIGELTITLTSLANKQTGIYAPNVLVLDQNLTPAAYFPSNYFTYQEPGVVSEDRLEGVIKLTPALGQQKLYLLVFTTPQDLQKTTTMTNPAKAYAKGVGNAVPDIADPVARHTPDGKLKLKVSTNSASSVLVGPLFGSSSPSSVTVGNTAAPATAYSAPAPAAPAAAPAPAAKREPVLNDTEAYFNRAIKEAVAKGDVDKALKLLDEAERLGSTTARQTFISSVKGKG, encoded by the coding sequence ATGAAAAAACGTCTCGTCGCATTATGCTTAAGCGCAGGGCTGCTCGCAGGCCTGCCCGCCGTCAGCTTCGCTGATGTGAATATCGTGCCGCAGAATACCGCCGCGGCGCCATCCATTCCGGCCGGTGAATTGCAGCGCCTGACCTGGACGCCCGTCGCGCAGTCGCAAACCCAGACCACCGATCTCGCCGCCGTGGGGCAGACCCTCAACGTGCCGGGCATTACCGGTAAAGTCGCCGCGTACAGCGTGCCAGCCAATATTGGTGAATTAACCATTACGCTCACCAGCCTTGCGAACAAACAGACCGGCATTTACGCCCCGAACGTGCTGGTGCTGGATCAAAACTTAACGCCTGCCGCGTACTTCCCGAGCAATTACTTTACCTATCAGGAACCGGGCGTGGTCTCTGAAGACCGCCTCGAAGGCGTTATCAAACTGACTCCTGCGCTGGGGCAGCAGAAACTGTACCTGCTGGTTTTCACCACGCCGCAGGATCTGCAGAAGACCACCACCATGACCAACCCGGCGAAGGCGTACGCCAAAGGCGTGGGTAACGCCGTGCCGGATATCGCCGATCCGGTGGCGCGTCATACGCCTGACGGCAAGCTTAAATTGAAAGTGAGCACTAACTCCGCATCCAGCGTTCTGGTCGGCCCGCTGTTCGGCTCTTCCAGCCCGTCGTCTGTGACGGTCGGCAACACCGCAGCGCCTGCTACAGCTTATTCCGCACCAGCGCCTGCCGCACCGGCGGCTGCGCCCGCTCCTGCCGCGAAGCGCGAGCCGGTGCTTAACGACACTGAAGCCTATTTCAACCGCGCCATTAAAGAGGCGGTCGCGAAAGGCGATGTCGATAAAGCGCTGAAACTGCTGGATGAAGCGGAGCGTCTCGGCTCTACCACAGCACGTCAGACTTTTATCAGCAGCGTAAAAGGCAAGGGGTGA